One window from the genome of Oryza glaberrima chromosome 3, OglaRS2, whole genome shotgun sequence encodes:
- the LOC127768567 gene encoding cysteine protease ATG4A yields MTSLPGRGVSPSSSDPLCEGNAAPSSSSSSGQDLKQWKNSILSCVFSSPFSIFEAHQDSSANRSLKPHSGSYAWSRFLRRIACTSSMWRFLGASKALTSSDVWFLGKCYKLSSEELSNSSDCESGNAAFLEDFSSRIWITYRKGFDAISDSKYTSDVNWGCMVRSSQMLVAQALIFHHLGRSWRKPSQKPYSPEYIGILHMFGDSEACAFSIHNLLQAGKSYGLAAGSWVGPYAMCRAWQTLVRTNREHHEAVDGNGNFPMALYVVSGDEDGERGGAPVVCIDVAAQLCCDFNKNQSTWSPILLLVPLVLGLDKLNPRYIPLLKETLTFPQSLGILGGKPGTSTYIAGVQDDRALYLDPHEVQLAVDIAADNLEADTSSYHCSTVRDLALDLIDPSLAIGFYCRDKDDFDDFCSRASELVDKANGAPLFTVVQSVQPSKQMYNEESSSGDGMDSINVEGLDGSGETGEEEWEIL; encoded by the exons ATGACGAGCTTGCCTGGTAGGGGTGTATCGCCGTCTTCGTCTGATCCGTTGTGCGAGGGTAACGCtgcaccttcttcttcttctagctCGGGGCAGGACCTGAAACAATGGAAGAACTCGATCCTGTCCTGCGTTTTCAGCTCCCCTTTCAGTATATTTGAGGCGCACCAGGATTCGTCGGCGAACAGGTCGCTGAAACCGCACTCTGGATCCTATGCTTGGTCGAGGTTTTTGAGGAGGATCGCGTGTACCAGCTCGATGTGGCGTTTCCTGGGCGCCTCCAAGGCTCTCACTTCAAGTGATGTGTGGTTCCTTGGTAAATGTTACAAGCTGTCGTCCGAGGAGTTATCTAATAGCTCGGATTGCGAAAGTGGGAATGCCGCATTTTTAGAGGACTTCTCATCAAGGATATGGATCACTTACAGGAAAG GCTTTGATGCCATCTCTGATTCCAAATATACTAGTGATGTCAACTGGGGCTGTATGGTCAGAAGCAGCCAAATGCTGGTTGCTCAG GCATTGATTTTCCACCATCTTGGAAGGTCTTGGAGAAAGCCCTCACAGAAG CCGTATAGCCCTGAATATATAGGGATCTTACACATGTTTGGTGATTCTGAAGCTTGTGCTTTCTCGATTCACAATTTACTTCAAGCTGGAAAGAGTTACGGTCTGGCTGCTGGATCATGGGTAGGTCCATACGCCATGTGCCGGGCATGGCAAACCCTTGTCCGTACCAATAGGGAGCATCATGAAGCTGTAGATGGGAATGGGAATTTTCCTATGGCTCTTTATGTGGTATCtggtgatgaagatggtgaaagAGGGGGAGCTCCAGTTGTTTGTATTGATGTTGCTGCTCAGCTTTGCTGTGATTTCAACAAAAATCAATCAACCTGGTCTCCAATTCTTTTGTTGGTCCCTCTGGTTCTTGGTCTTGACAAACTTAATCCAAG GTACATTCCTTTACTAAAGGAGACATTGACATTTCCTCAAAGCTTGGGCATTTTGGGTGGAAAGCCTGGAACATCAACCTACATTGCTGGGGTACAGGATGACAGGGCGCTCTACCTAGACCCCCATGAAGTTCAGCTG GCAGTTGATATTGCAGCTGATAACTTAGAGGCAGACACTTCCTCATATCACTGCAG CACTGTACGAGATTTGGCCCTAGACCTGATAGACCCGTCATTGGCTATCGGTTTTTACTGCCGTGACAAAG ACGACTTTGATGATTTCTGTTCTCGGGCCTCTGAGCTAGTGGACAAAGCCAATGGAGCACCACTCTTCACCGTTGTGCAGTCGGTTCAACCTTCAAAACAAATGTATAATGAGGAGAGTAGCTCAGGGGATGGCATGGACAGCATCAACGTTGAGGGTCTCGATGGCTCTGGTGAAACGGGAGAGGAGGAATGGGAGATTCTTTAG
- the LOC127767328 gene encoding transcription factor PIF4-like has translation MGEKVNPWCHWSNPPWTESSANNLHPPDVSLDNTNSVALPTYLNSDGYIYSGVAASMPSIAASVTDRPVSFSSRFVTTLVPSVGLSTAETLRKRPLVFFHNVNNTFTVGPLLSKGTLDTVPELQGSNETNVTDVGAQNTECMHENTEEIDALLCSDSDEGCLKVQELNNRVRKYPMQNDTMSVESVASAGASQPAKKRRLSSGTDRSVVDTASSARPDHSVDQKHLSHDDDAQSCCIGEVESDHQFALREGEEAEGDDGPDDRKRRRERIQETVAALRKIVPGGIAKDATAVLDEAICYLKYLKLKVKTLGAVSL, from the coding sequence ATGGGGGAGAAGGTTAATCCCTGGTGCCATTGGTCTAATCCCCCATGGACCGAGAGCTCTGCAAACAATCTCCACCCACCCGATGTTAGCCTCGACAACACAAATTCAGTGGCGTTGCCAACATATCTGAACAGCGATGGCTACATTtattctggagttgctgcatctaTGCCGTCTATTGCAGCATCAGTTACTGACAGACCTGTTTCATTCTCTTCTAGATTTGTCACAACATTGGTACCCAGTGTAGGCTTATCAACAGCTGAGACACTGAGAAAGAGACCTCTGGTTTTCTTTCATAATGTGAATAATACCTTCACTGTAGGTCCTCTCCTGAGCAAGGGGACATTGGATACAGTTCCAGAGCTCCAAGGTAGCAATGAGACCAATGTAACTGATGTTGGAGCACAAAATACTGAGTGTATGCATGAGAATACTGAGGAGATTGATGCACTCCTGTGTTCCGACTCAGATGAAGGGTGCTTGAAAGTGCAAGAACTCAACAACAGAGTCAGGAAATACCCAATGCAGAATGACACCATGAGTGTGGAGTCGGTAGCAAGCGCTGGTGCTTCCCAACCAGCAAAGAAAAGAAGACTAAGCTCTGGTACCGACAGATCTGTGGTTGACACAGCCAGCTCAGCAAGGCCTGACCACTCCGTTGATCAGAAACATCTCAGCCATGACGACGACGCACAGTCGTGTTGTATTGGTGAAGTGGAAAGCGATCACCAGTTTGCTCTGAGGGAAGGTGAAGAAGCAGAAGGTGATGATGGCCCCGATGATCGGAAgcggagaagagagaggatccAAGAGACTGTTGCTGCACTCAGAAAGATAGTTCCTGGAGGCATTGCCAAAGATGCCACAGCCGTTCTTGATGAAGCGATATGCTATCTCAAGTATCTAAAGCTCAAGGTCAAGACACTGGGAGCTGTTTCCCTCTAG
- the LOC127768304 gene encoding E3 ubiquitin-protein ligase Os03g0188200-like, which produces MAPTTTCQRILLLLLLAIARPASSQLFTPAPPPPVQAADGGGSAGFNVATSLLFVGVVIALFFLGFFSAYLRRCSEAATAAHRRRGGGGGGGGAVHASAAVAAAAAAAFAGSAGRRRGRAGLDVAAMEALPVLTYATARAVKAGRGALECAVCLAEFADGGEKLRLLPGCCHVFHAACIDVWLAAHVTCPVCRADLADPAVAAAGHVLAADLAAQAEAPNHTVVNVDTPESTIGKDSPSDQQPPESLTAEERVDRYTLRLPERLKREIEEAKLLRRSVSAVTSAAAASSGRWASAASRTMSAARPSRRWSALLRALSGPRCSDMDGGGGGGRRVAPLQTHGATGTSHGEGEDVEVVVVQGDAGTDVEKYYAHSLTFAGFVIDGDVAAGDWNPEVFQVSTAVPAAAGATAMKCNSY; this is translated from the coding sequence atggCGCCCACCACCACATGCCaacgcatcctcctcctcctcctcctcgccattgCTCGGCCTGCCTCGTCGCAGCTCttcacgccggcgccgccgccaccggtacAGGCTGCGGATGGCGGCGGGAGCGCGGGCTTTAACGTGGCGACGTCGCTCCTCTTCGTCGGGGTTGTCATCGCGCTCTTCTTTCTCGGCTTCTTCTCCGCGTacctccgccgctgctccgaggccgccaccgccgcgcaccgtcgccgtgggggcgggggcgggggcggcggcgcggtgcacgccagcgcggccgtggcggccgccgccgcggcggcgttcgcggggagcgccgggaggaggagggggcgcgcgggGCTCGACGTCGCCGCGATGGAGGCGCTGCCGGTGCTGACGtacgcgacggcgagggcggtgaAGGCCGGGCGCGGGGCGCTCGAGTGCGCGGTCTGCCTCGCCGAgttcgccgacggcggcgagaagctccgcctcctccccgggTGCTGCCACGTGTTCCACGCCGCCTGCATCGACGTCTGGCTCGCCGCGCACGTCACCTGCCCCGTCTGccgcgccgacctcgccgaccccgccgtcgccgccgccggccacgtcCTTGCTGCTGACCTCGCCGCGCAGGCAGAGGCGCCCAACCACACGGTGGTCAACGTCGACACACCGGAGTCAACGATCGGAAAGGACTCGCCGTCCGATCAGCAGCCGCCGGAGTCGTTGACGGCGGAGGAGCGGGTGGACCGGTACACGCTGCGGCTGCCGGAGAGGCTGAAGAGGGAGATCGAGGAGGCCAAGCTGCTCCGCCGGTCGGTGAGCGCGGTCACctcggccgcggccgcgtcgagcgggcggtgggcgtcggcggcgtcgcggacAATGTCGGCGGCGCGTCCGAGCCGGCGTTGGTCGGCGCTGCTCCGTGCATTGTCCGGGCCGCGATGCAGCgacatggacggcggcggcggcggcggccggagggtgGCGCCGCTGCAAACCCACGGCGCCACCGGCACGAGCCATGGCGAAGGGGAGGAcgtcgaggtggtggtggtgcagggcGACGCCGGGACGGACGTGGAGAAGTACTACGCGCACAGCCTCACGTTCGCGGGATTCGTgatcgacggcgacgtcgccgccggcgactggAACCCCGAGGTGTTCCAGGTGTCCACCGCCgttccagccgccgccggcgccacagCGATGAAATGCAACTCATATTGA
- the LOC127765264 gene encoding phospholipase D alpha 1-like: protein MARMLLHGVIDAKIVEADLSVTSDGQLRPSRKTLMKKKVFSWIKKKLPFCNSCQTQQVENAVGLGPLSGKLYATVDIDKARVARTRTVEPTGTPRWKESFHIYCAHDAGDVIFTVKAENPVGATLIGRAYLPVDEGLAAGAPVSDLWLPICGEGRRPIDGGDKIRVQLRFTGVAADPAARWGAGVGSGAYQGVPRTFFPQRRGCRVRLYQDAHIADGFAPRIQLAGRRWYEPRRCWEDVFDAISSARRMVYVAGWSVNTDVVLVRRPSSSSETLGELLKRKAEQGVTVLLLVWNDRTSVGLGPIRRDGLMATHDQDTARYFEGTKVHCVLCPRNPDQGRSYVQDVETATMFTHHQKTVIVDGGGGGGNTAPGLVSFLGGIDLCDGRYDTQEHPLFRTLDTTHRGDFHQPNFPGASIAKGGPREPWHDIHCRVEGPAAWDVLDNFEQRWRKQAGRGKDSLLVTLDRSMAARDADQADPEHWNVQVFRSIDGGAAAGFPESPDEAAAAGLVSGKDQVIERSIQDAYIHAIRRARDFIYVENQYFLGSSYAWRGGEGGVASVEGINALHLVPRELSLKIASKIAAGERFAVYVVVPMWPEGVPESDSVQAILDWQRRTMEMMYRDVEAAIQAKGIRADPTDYLNFFCLGNRERLPVPGGDSYEPTERPDPDTDYMRAQNARRFMIYVHAKTMIVDDEYIIVGSANINQRSMDGGRDTEIAMGAYQPSHLASVNRPARGQVHGFRLALWHEHLGRAAAASAAGELLRPSSLACVRLVNQAARRHWDAFARGDGDGAPPTEDLPGHLMAYPVRWTGGGGSDGKLVAATETFPDTKAKVLGAKSDVLPPILTT, encoded by the exons ATGGCACGGATGCTGCTGCACGGGGTGATCGACGCCAAGATCGTGGAAGCAGACCTGTCCGTGACGTCAGATGGGCAGCTCAGGCCGTCCCGGAAG ACTCTGATGAAGAAGAAGGTCTTCTCATGGATCAAGAAGAAGCTGCCCTTCTGCAACAGCTGCCAG acGCAGCAGGTGGAGAACGCCGTCGGCCTCGGCCCGCTGTCCGGCAAGCTGTACGCGACGGTGGACATCGACAAGGCCCGCGTCGCGCGGACGCGCACGGTGGAGCCGACGGGCACGCCGCGGTGGAAGGAGTCGTTCCACATCTACTGCGCGCACGACGCCGGTGATGTCATCTTCACCGTCAAGGCCGAGAACCCCGTCGGCGCCACGCTCATCGGCCGCGCCTACCTCCCCGTCGACgagggcctcgccgccggcgcgccggtGTCCGACCTGTGGCTCCCCATCTGCGGCGAGGGCCGCCGCCCGATCGACGGCGGGGACAAGATACGCGTCCAGCTCCGGTtcaccggcgtcgccgccgacccggCGGCGCGCTGGGGCGCCGGCGTCGGGAGCGGCGCGTACCAGGGCGTGCCGCGCACCTTCTTCCCGCAGCGCCGCGGGTGCCGCGTCAGGCTGTACCAGGACGCGCACATCGCCGACGGCTTCGCGCCGCGCATCCAGCTCGCCGGGCGCAGGTGGTACGAGCCGCGGCGGTGCTGGGAGGACGTGTTCGACGCGATCAGCAGCGCCCGGAGGATGGTGTACGTCGCCGGGTGGTCCGTCAACACCGACGTCGTGCTGGtgcggcggccgtcgtcgtcgtcggagacgCTCGGCGAGCTGCTCAAGAGGAAGGCCGAGCAGGGCGTGacggtgctgctgctggtgtGGAACGACCGGACGTCGGTGGGTCTCGGCCCGATCCGCCGCGACGGGCTGATGGCGACGCACGACCAGGACACGGCGAGGTACTTCGAGGGCACCAAGGTCCACTGCGTCCTCTGCCCCCGGAACCCCGACCAGGGCCGGAGCTACGTGCAGGACGTCGAGACGGCCACCATGTTCACGCACCACCAGAAGACGGTgatcgtcgacggcggcggcggcggcggcaacacgGCGCCGGGCCTCGTGAGCTTCCTCGGCGGCATCGACCTGTGCGACGGGAGGTACGACACGCAGGAGCACCCGCTGTTCCGGACGCTCGACACCACCCACCGCGGCGACTTCCACCAGCCCAACTTCCCCGGCGCGTCCATCGCCAAGGGCGGGCCGAGGGAGCCATGGCACGACATCCACTGCCGCGTCGAGGGCCCCGCGGCGTGGGACGTGCTCGACAACTTCGAGCAGCGGTGGCGCAAGCAAGCCGGCAGGGGCAAGGACAGCCTGCTGGTCACCCTCGACCGGAGCATGGCCGCGCGCGACGCCGACCAGGCCGACCCGGAGCACTGGAACGTGCAGGTGTTCCGCtccatcgacggcggcgcggcggcggggttccCGGAGAGCCCcgacgaggccgcggcggcggggctggtGTCCGGCAAGGACCAGGTGATCGAGCGCAGCATCCAGGACGCGTACATCCACGCGATCCGGCGCGCCCGCGACTTCATCTACGTCGAGAACCAGTACTTCCTGGGGAGCTCGtacgcgtggcgcggcggcgagggcggcgtggcGAGCGTGGAGGGGATCAACGCGCTGCACCTGGTCCCGAGGGAGCTCTCCCTCAAGATCGCGAGCaagatcgccgccggcgagcggttCGCCGTGTACGTGGTGGTGCCGATGTGGCCGGAGGGCGTGCCGGAGAGCGACTCCGTGCAGGCCATCCTGGACTGGCAGCGGCGCACCATGGAGATGATGTACAGGGACGTGGAAGCCGCCATCCAGGCCAAGGGGATCCGCGCCGACCCCACCGACTACCTCAACTTCTTCTGCCTCGGCAACCGCGAGCGCCTCCCCGTCCCCGGCGGCGACAGCTACGAGCCAACGGAGCGCCCCGACCCCGACACCGACTACATGAGGGCGCAGAACGCCCGCCGCTTCATGATCTACGTCCACGCCAAGACGATGATAG TGGACGACGAGTACATCATCGTGGGGTCGGCGAACATCAACCAGAGGTCGATGGACGGCGGGCGGGACACGGAGATCGCGATGGGCGCGTACCAGCCGAGCCACCTGGCGTCGGTGAACCGGCCGGCGAGGGGCCAGGTGCACGGCTTCCGCCTCGCGCTGTGGCACGAGCACCTGGGCAGGGCGGCTGCGGCGTCGGCTGCCGGCGAACTCCTCCGGCCGTCGAGCCTGGCGTGCGTGAGGCTCGTGAAccaggcggcgcggcgccactGGGACGCGTTCGcgagaggcgacggcgacggtgcgccGCCGACGGAAGACCTCCCGGGCCACCTGATGGCGTACCCGGTGCGctggacgggcggcggcggcagcgacggcaagcTCGTCGCGGCGACGGAGACGTTCCCGGACACCAAGGCGAAGGTGCTGGGTGCCAAGTCTGACGTGCTCCCGCCCATCCTCACCACATGA